A stretch of Flavobacteriales bacterium DNA encodes these proteins:
- a CDS encoding carbonic anhydrase translates to MSVYEDVFKNNQKWIEDKKATDADFFEHLSKGQNPDILYIGCSDSRVTAEDMTGVEPGDMFVHRNVANLVPNNDASSASVIEYAVKHLQVKHVVVCGHYFCGGVKAAMQAADLGILNPWLRNIRDVYRLHKDELNAISDEGERYNRLVELNVEEQCVNVIKTAVVQKAFLTTGYPIVHGWVFDIKTGKLIDLNIDFEKKLKGIQEIYDLGTTSE, encoded by the coding sequence ATGAGCGTGTACGAAGATGTATTCAAGAACAACCAGAAATGGATTGAGGATAAAAAAGCCACCGATGCTGATTTCTTCGAACATCTCTCAAAAGGCCAGAATCCAGATATTCTTTACATCGGTTGCAGCGATAGTCGTGTAACGGCCGAAGACATGACAGGTGTTGAACCTGGCGATATGTTCGTGCACCGAAATGTGGCGAATCTGGTGCCGAATAACGATGCGAGTTCTGCTTCGGTGATCGAGTATGCGGTGAAGCATTTGCAAGTGAAGCATGTGGTGGTCTGCGGCCATTACTTCTGTGGTGGTGTGAAAGCCGCCATGCAAGCTGCCGACCTCGGAATCTTGAACCCGTGGCTCCGCAACATCCGCGATGTTTATCGATTGCATAAAGATGAACTGAACGCCATTTCAGATGAGGGCGAACGCTACAATCGCTTGGTGGAACTGAACGTGGAGGAGCAATGCGTGAATGTGATAAAAACAGCCGTGGTGCAGAAAGCGTTCCTCACCACGGGTTACCCGATCGTTCACGGTTGGGTTTTCGACATCAAAACAGGCAAGTTGATCGACCTGAACATCGACTTTGAGAAGAAACTGAAAGGGATTCAGGAGATCTATGACCTTGGGACGACCTCAGAATAG
- a CDS encoding MBL fold metallo-hydrolase, whose translation MLSIALTFLKFSPVLLVLLIFSPQFGARIRKKHKKQYARSKHWNGKVFENLTETVMDVNLKTIPGLIRAQFKDRHLRTPEKPIPIISFDEKKWNAKPEKPKFVWYGHSVLLLQLNGKNLLIDPMFGPDASPPAPMKTKRFSENSLDVIDTLPKIDAVLFTHDHYDHIDLKSVRKLMPKVDKWFVGLGIGRHLERWKVPAEQISEFDWWQELEFDGIKIAYTPSRHFSGRGPFDRAQSLWGGWVFISENHRVYWSGDGGYQHHFNEVGEKYGPFDWGFMENGQYNERWHAIHMYPEEAVQAANDAKVNVAVPVHWGGFALALHPWKESIERFTKEAEVKNQTISTPRIGEIVIFGDEPSTNWWEPLK comes from the coding sequence ATGCTCTCCATCGCCCTCACTTTTCTCAAATTCTCGCCCGTTCTTCTGGTTCTGTTGATTTTCAGTCCGCAGTTCGGAGCAAGAATCAGAAAGAAGCACAAAAAGCAATACGCACGCTCCAAACACTGGAACGGAAAGGTGTTTGAAAACCTGACCGAAACGGTGATGGACGTGAACCTGAAAACGATTCCAGGGCTTATCCGTGCACAGTTCAAAGACCGCCATTTACGTACTCCTGAAAAACCCATTCCAATCATTTCTTTTGATGAAAAGAAATGGAACGCTAAACCTGAAAAACCAAAATTCGTGTGGTATGGACATTCCGTTCTTCTGCTCCAACTGAACGGTAAAAACCTGCTCATCGACCCGATGTTTGGACCAGATGCATCGCCTCCAGCACCCATGAAAACGAAACGCTTTTCGGAGAATTCATTGGATGTGATCGACACGCTTCCGAAAATTGACGCGGTACTTTTTACACACGATCATTACGACCACATCGATCTGAAAAGCGTTCGCAAGCTGATGCCAAAAGTGGATAAATGGTTTGTGGGGCTGGGAATCGGTCGCCACTTGGAGCGTTGGAAAGTTCCTGCGGAGCAGATATCTGAATTCGATTGGTGGCAAGAGTTGGAGTTTGATGGAATCAAAATTGCTTACACGCCTTCGCGCCATTTCTCAGGCCGTGGGCCATTCGACCGTGCGCAATCACTTTGGGGCGGTTGGGTCTTCATCAGCGAAAACCATCGGGTTTATTGGAGTGGCGATGGCGGCTATCAGCATCACTTCAACGAAGTTGGCGAGAAATACGGTCCGTTCGATTGGGGTTTTATGGAGAATGGTCAGTACAACGAGCGTTGGCATGCCATTCACATGTACCCCGAAGAAGCCGTTCAGGCAGCAAATGATGCGAAAGTGAATGTGGCAGTTCCCGTGCATTGGGGTGGTTTTGCGTTGGCGCTTCATCCTTGGAAGGAGAGCATTGAGCGTTTCACCAAGGAAGCAGAGGTCAAAAACCAAACAATTTCCACACCTCGCATTGGAGAAATCGTCATTTTTGGAGATGAACCATCCACCAACTGGTGGGAACCGTTGAAATAA
- a CDS encoding phosphoribosylglycinamide formyltransferase, whose protein sequence is MHRIAIFASGTGTNTVRIIEYFKGHSSIEVALVLSNKVDAPVLEKAKDLGVETFAFNRGAFYETNDVVEKLQADKIDYVVLAGFLWKVPDNLLKAFPDRIINIHPALLPKFGGKGMYGINVHRAVKESGEAETGISIHLVNEEYDKGRMLFQARCKVLESDTPESIAAKVHELEYTNFPVEIERFIHTQ, encoded by the coding sequence ATGCACCGCATTGCCATTTTTGCTTCGGGAACAGGAACCAATACGGTTCGCATCATTGAATATTTCAAGGGGCATTCCAGCATTGAAGTGGCACTTGTTCTTTCGAATAAAGTCGATGCGCCTGTACTGGAAAAGGCAAAAGATCTGGGAGTTGAGACCTTCGCATTCAACCGTGGTGCGTTTTACGAAACCAATGACGTGGTTGAGAAACTTCAAGCGGATAAAATCGATTATGTTGTATTGGCTGGTTTTCTTTGGAAAGTACCCGATAATCTACTGAAAGCGTTTCCTGACCGCATCATCAACATTCATCCAGCCTTGCTGCCAAAGTTCGGTGGAAAAGGAATGTATGGTATAAATGTTCATCGTGCAGTGAAGGAATCTGGCGAAGCCGAAACGGGCATTTCCATCCATTTGGTGAACGAGGAATACGACAAGGGCCGCATGCTTTTTCAAGCACGTTGCAAAGTTTTGGAAAGTGATACGCCCGAAAGCATTGCAGCGAAGGTGCATGAATTGGAATACACTAACTTTCCCGTGGAAATTGAACGGTTCATCCATACACAATGA
- the radA gene encoding DNA repair protein RadA gives MAKVKTQFFCQNCGQSSPKWVGKCPSCNEWNTYVEEVVSAKSTASEKPKLGASGKQFEIRSISEIEANPETRFPTPDKEFDRVLGGGLVPGSLTLIGGEPGIGKSTLLLQLALNWPKKKILYISGEESEGQIKMRAERIGIRNSECYILTETSTLKLFKQIKKLEPEVIIVDSIQTIYSELIDSTPGSVSQIRECTGEFLRFAKENDTPVILVGHITKDGSIAGPKILEHMVDTVLQFEGDRHHLYRIVRAVKNRFGSTPELGIYEMKSAGLEAVSDPSRILVPDREEALSGVAISATLEGIRPMLIETQALVSSAVYGTPQRSATGFDIRRLNMLLAVLEKRCGFNLGSKDVFLNITGGLKVDDPALDLGVICAILSSNADLPIQPDNCFAAEVGLSGEIRPVNRIEQRIEEAAKMGMKRIFISKRNADANVMKNKQIQVIAVAKVNDVFAQLFG, from the coding sequence ATGGCTAAGGTCAAAACCCAATTCTTCTGTCAAAATTGCGGACAATCATCCCCAAAATGGGTGGGTAAATGTCCTTCATGCAATGAGTGGAACACCTACGTTGAAGAAGTGGTTTCTGCAAAGTCAACAGCATCAGAAAAACCAAAATTAGGCGCATCAGGCAAACAGTTCGAGATTCGTTCCATCTCCGAAATTGAAGCAAATCCAGAGACGCGTTTCCCAACACCTGACAAAGAATTTGACCGTGTACTTGGAGGCGGATTGGTACCCGGATCGCTAACGCTGATCGGAGGCGAACCCGGTATCGGAAAATCAACCTTGCTGCTTCAACTGGCGCTTAACTGGCCCAAGAAGAAGATTCTTTACATCTCTGGCGAAGAAAGTGAAGGACAGATAAAGATGCGTGCGGAACGCATAGGCATCCGAAATTCCGAATGCTACATTCTCACCGAAACCTCTACACTCAAACTCTTCAAACAGATCAAGAAACTGGAACCGGAGGTGATCATTGTCGATTCCATCCAGACCATTTATTCCGAACTGATCGACTCCACGCCTGGCAGCGTTTCGCAGATCAGAGAATGTACGGGTGAGTTTCTCCGCTTCGCGAAGGAGAATGACACGCCTGTAATTCTGGTCGGACACATTACAAAGGATGGCTCCATCGCGGGCCCAAAGATCTTGGAACATATGGTGGATACGGTCCTTCAGTTTGAAGGCGACCGACACCATTTGTACCGAATTGTCCGAGCGGTAAAAAACCGTTTCGGTTCAACACCTGAACTGGGCATTTACGAGATGAAATCGGCTGGTTTGGAAGCCGTTTCCGACCCAAGCAGAATTCTGGTTCCAGACCGCGAAGAAGCTTTAAGCGGTGTGGCCATTTCTGCTACATTGGAAGGCATTCGTCCCATGCTGATAGAAACGCAGGCGTTGGTCAGTTCTGCCGTTTACGGCACACCGCAACGCTCCGCCACAGGTTTCGACATACGAAGATTGAACATGCTTTTGGCCGTTCTTGAAAAGCGCTGCGGGTTCAATCTCGGTTCCAAAGACGTTTTCCTTAACATAACAGGAGGATTGAAGGTTGATGATCCCGCGTTGGATCTTGGTGTCATCTGCGCCATCCTTTCTTCCAATGCCGACCTTCCCATTCAACCCGATAATTGCTTCGCTGCAGAGGTTGGATTGAGCGGAGAAATCCGTCCCGTGAACCGTATTGAGCAACGTATTGAAGAGGCCGCCAAAATGGGTATGAAACGCATTTTCATCTCCAAGCGAAATGCCGATGCCAACGTTATGAAGAACAAGCAAATTCAGGTGATAGCCGTGGCAAAAGTGAATGACGTTTTTGCGCAGCTTTTCGGGTAG
- a CDS encoding flippase-like domain-containing protein, which translates to MKEKLISVLKVVLPLGIGVFVIWYQFTQLSDKQLHEIKDSFAQADYFWVILSVSFGILSHLSRAYRWKYTLQPLGYKTRFINNFFGVMIGYVANIVLPRFGEVWRCVMVSRYEKLSFEKVFGTVVAERVADMVVLILIIAAVVVMQLNQLRESISKLLSDFMSTNSPTDLAWKFGGLGLLAILGAIIGWRVLTRSQNPIVLKVRNLLRGLTEGITSILKMKQKWAFLAHTAFIWAMYLAMYYAPFLALPETSTASISAVLASFVMASFSIVLVQGGIGVYPVAVAQTLTLYAIHYEAGFAMGWIIWVAQTIMIVTLGVLSLLLMPLFNSGTKPLEANE; encoded by the coding sequence TTGAAGGAGAAACTGATCAGCGTACTTAAGGTCGTTCTCCCTTTGGGAATCGGGGTTTTTGTCATCTGGTATCAGTTCACACAGCTTTCAGACAAGCAATTACATGAGATCAAGGATTCCTTCGCTCAGGCCGATTATTTCTGGGTTATTCTGAGTGTTTCCTTCGGAATATTGAGCCACCTGAGCCGCGCTTATCGCTGGAAATACACGCTTCAACCACTCGGGTACAAGACCAGATTCATCAACAATTTTTTCGGGGTGATGATCGGGTACGTGGCCAATATCGTGCTTCCCAGATTCGGTGAGGTTTGGCGTTGCGTGATGGTTTCGAGATATGAGAAACTTTCGTTCGAAAAGGTATTCGGAACCGTGGTGGCCGAACGTGTGGCAGACATGGTTGTTCTCATACTGATCATTGCTGCGGTAGTGGTCATGCAGCTGAATCAGTTACGTGAATCCATTTCAAAGTTGCTAAGTGACTTCATGAGCACAAACTCTCCAACGGATCTGGCCTGGAAATTCGGAGGACTTGGGCTCTTGGCCATTTTGGGAGCAATCATCGGTTGGCGCGTTCTCACCCGCTCGCAAAACCCAATCGTATTGAAGGTCCGAAATCTCCTTCGCGGACTGACCGAAGGAATCACTTCCATTCTAAAAATGAAGCAGAAGTGGGCATTTCTGGCGCATACCGCTTTCATTTGGGCCATGTACCTCGCCATGTACTACGCGCCCTTTCTGGCGCTTCCAGAAACCAGCACGGCAAGCATTTCTGCGGTTCTCGCATCGTTTGTCATGGCCAGTTTCAGTATTGTGCTGGTGCAGGGTGGTATCGGTGTTTACCCCGTTGCCGTAGCGCAAACGTTAACCCTTTATGCCATTCACTATGAAGCGGGATTTGCCATGGGTTGGATCATTTGGGTGGCTCAGACCATCATGATCGTCACCCTCGGAGTACTCTCACTCCTACTCATGCCGCTTTTTAATTCCGGTACGAAACCGCTTGAAGCAAACGAGTAA
- a CDS encoding aspartate 1-decarboxylase yields MQVQVVKSKIHRVTVTEADLNYIGSITLDPDLMEAANMIEGEKVQIVNINNGERLETYIITGERGSKNVCLNGPAARRVAVGDIIIIISYGIMDFEEAKSFKPSLIFPDTATNSLI; encoded by the coding sequence ATGCAAGTACAGGTAGTAAAGAGCAAAATTCATAGGGTAACGGTCACCGAGGCCGACCTGAATTACATTGGCAGCATCACGCTCGACCCAGACCTGATGGAAGCGGCCAATATGATCGAGGGAGAGAAGGTTCAGATCGTCAACATCAACAATGGCGAACGTCTTGAAACGTACATCATAACAGGTGAGCGCGGCTCAAAGAATGTGTGTTTGAACGGACCTGCTGCAAGACGGGTGGCCGTTGGAGACATCATCATCATCATTTCCTACGGGATCATGGATTTTGAAGAAGCAAAATCCTTCAAACCCAGTCTTATTTTTCCAGATACAGCGACCAATTCGCTCATTTAA
- a CDS encoding pantoate--beta-alanine ligase: MQIITTANDMSAFCQAQRASDRTIGFVPTMGALHAGHISLVETAKRTCDVVIVSIFVNPTQFNDPNDLAKYPRTFEADSEMLREAGVDAVFYPSVDEVYPSNEASHYELDGLDALMEGPNRPGHFNGVVQVVTRFFDIIQPDKAFFGEKDFQQLAIIRHTTRKLGYATEIVGCPTMREQTGLAMSSRNMRLSEHGKQTALGIFRSLEAIRKAFSKGSEVSVAASRGREILLSQEGMELEYLELVNSTDLQRADDETTSIRACIAAYVEGVRLIDNMEVK, encoded by the coding sequence ATGCAGATCATTACCACCGCAAACGATATGTCGGCTTTTTGCCAAGCGCAGCGAGCATCGGACAGAACAATCGGGTTCGTTCCCACCATGGGTGCGTTGCATGCAGGCCACATATCATTGGTTGAAACGGCAAAACGAACCTGCGATGTGGTTATTGTCTCCATTTTCGTAAATCCCACCCAGTTCAACGACCCGAACGACCTTGCCAAATACCCACGCACATTTGAGGCTGACAGCGAAATGCTGAGAGAAGCTGGAGTTGATGCGGTCTTCTACCCTTCGGTAGATGAGGTTTATCCTTCAAACGAAGCCTCACACTACGAATTGGACGGACTGGACGCGCTGATGGAAGGCCCGAATCGACCGGGCCATTTCAATGGTGTGGTGCAGGTGGTCACCCGTTTCTTCGACATCATCCAGCCTGATAAAGCTTTTTTCGGTGAAAAGGATTTTCAGCAGTTGGCCATTATTCGACATACGACCAGGAAATTGGGTTATGCGACCGAGATCGTTGGCTGCCCGACCATGCGTGAACAAACTGGCCTTGCCATGAGTTCAAGAAATATGCGATTGAGCGAACATGGTAAACAGACCGCCTTGGGCATTTTCAGATCGCTGGAAGCTATCAGAAAAGCCTTTTCCAAAGGTTCCGAGGTCAGTGTAGCTGCGTCAAGAGGACGAGAAATATTGTTGTCTCAAGAAGGAATGGAATTGGAGTATCTGGAGTTGGTGAATTCGACAGATCTGCAACGCGCTGATGATGAGACAACCTCGATCAGAGCCTGCATTGCAGCGTACGTTGAAGGTGTTCGGCTCATCGATAACATGGAAGTGAAATGA
- a CDS encoding glycogen synthase yields the protein MTQKERVLFVSQEVVPYLPESHIGKIGRHLPQGTQERGREIRTFMPRFGCINERRNQLHEVIRLSGMNLIIDDTDHPLIIKVASIQPARMQVYFIDNEEYFQRKFFLKGKDGKFFSDNDERAIFFCRGVIETVKKLGWAPDVIHCHGWMTALLPFFIKTVYKDDPIFENSKIVYSVYNDKFDGSFDAKFAEKIKFDTLTDDDVAQFSDANYLGLTRAGIKYADAVIMGEEELTPEAAAAITGADKPVLGFQDEDSYLDAYSEFYTEILANESVLAD from the coding sequence ATGACGCAAAAGGAGAGAGTGTTGTTCGTATCTCAAGAAGTTGTACCATATCTACCAGAGAGTCACATAGGAAAAATAGGAAGACACCTTCCACAGGGAACTCAGGAGAGAGGAAGAGAGATCCGGACATTCATGCCCCGATTCGGCTGCATCAACGAGCGCAGAAATCAACTTCACGAGGTTATCCGCCTTTCAGGGATGAACCTTATCATTGATGACACCGATCATCCTTTGATCATCAAAGTAGCCTCCATCCAGCCTGCCAGAATGCAGGTCTATTTCATTGACAACGAAGAGTATTTCCAACGCAAGTTCTTCCTTAAAGGAAAAGACGGAAAATTCTTCTCTGACAATGACGAGCGCGCCATCTTCTTCTGTCGAGGCGTTATTGAAACCGTAAAGAAATTGGGCTGGGCTCCTGACGTGATTCATTGCCACGGTTGGATGACGGCCTTGCTGCCATTCTTCATCAAGACAGTTTATAAGGACGACCCGATCTTCGAGAATTCTAAGATCGTGTACTCGGTTTACAACGATAAATTCGATGGTTCTTTCGATGCCAAGTTTGCAGAGAAGATCAAGTTCGATACGCTTACGGATGATGATGTTGCTCAGTTCAGCGATGCCAATTACCTTGGTTTGACCCGCGCAGGTATCAAGTATGCCGATGCCGTTATTATGGGCGAAGAGGAATTGACGCCTGAGGCTGCTGCGGCCATTACGGGAGCAGACAAGCCAGTACTCGGTTTCCAAGATGAGGACAGCTACTTGGATGCGTACTCGGAATTCTACACGGAAATTCTTGCCAATGAATCTGTTTTGGCAGATTGA